A genomic segment from Oncorhynchus keta strain PuntledgeMale-10-30-2019 chromosome 9, Oket_V2, whole genome shotgun sequence encodes:
- the si:ch1073-398f15.1 gene encoding cardiomyopathy-associated protein 5 isoform X2 has translation MDTMEMVECIRIDPDTLTMLEDDVDITEGVCQINDEVEDLRNSLRLAVQDEAVRPKMQCLMMDPSFSMVTVQGEDSGIQWETSSSRCSTPWGSEAEPTPTIASEFCFPINERSVSPGLGSGTAGKITFVMDEAMMVRRPRMKISCGGGRRSRADRRGQTPLPTGEFVEKPELVEVSLPNVRAEGDGEEEETTDPKEEKKQSLFRLVSEGSEILNIMVPSRLVSIDEEESQVMVDNLSYLEESTFTKPSNEIIEEVFQEDTAPSVGGGDQTVEHTDSSHLTRPDQTDPPGAPVAKQPRRGATSDMDYFETFTQMDEPAPGGPTMIEEGQKEEEADCGEENQQVSEETEQLQDFAPVTEDLGGSNTGVSGEEISSDHLDEVFYGGMDNMPSKNYLEVEEGAVDKSPKSPLKESGSALFGSEETVLTPIFLPSGPPKIINPTLLEEPTAMAFLYTDLYEEAVGSREGVKEEDTESMTSERSFHSRHSDREARGYLEKFVLKDETPMVELEGEPAVEEGFRTWAQELYTLDSFLSHPDDREIEGEIQESEHDMTDFFRTNASSSPSDDRYIPSLDKEKNYAEPVKEDKHVKADNVLKTVQEAPQLQVVKEGKTTEEENKSQGVVTDLNDPPLSDPESFSERAGGGSVTEPPTDKDLSYKHDAPTVELQKLPPLSDSGTNQEAPKPVAPPRRKPTAPHKSSLKLAPLARAQTPVEILEGGGDRGKEEREEEKEKASPAETADEGEGDGETGQREEEKDMTTPVDGSSSFYQSQITLLSSIATEPVKAEDKKTELAEGNTEPPQAEESDSPKPEADPVLTGQDSKTEPAKGEAEPAESAKLEVEPTTGPSQTTPSVPAPVNDPAKVGGGCIIL, from the exons ATGGATACAATGGAAATGGTGGAATGTATCAGGATAGATCCAGATACTCTGACAATGCTAGAGGATGATGTGGACATCACAGAGGGAGTCTGCCAAATCAATGACGAGGTTGAGGATCTCCGCAACAG TTTGCGGTTGGCGGTTCAGGATGAGGCGGTGCGTCCCAAGATGCAGTGCTTAATGATGGACCCCTCCTTCTCCATGGTTACCGTGCAGGGCGAGGACAGCGGCATCCAATGGGAGACCAGCTCCAGCCGCTGCTCCACCCCTTGGGGTTCCGAAGCCGAACCCACCCCTACCATCGCCTCGGAATTCTGCTTTCCCATTAATGAAAGGTCTGTTTCACCTGGATTAGGATCTGGAACAGCAGGTAAAATAACCTTTGTCATGGATGAGGCAATGATGGTGAGGAGGCCAAGGATGAAAATAAGTTGTGGAGGAGGACGCAGGAGCCGGGCTGACAGACGGGGACAGACTCCTTTGCCCACAG GTGAGTTTGTTGAGAAGCCAGAGCTAGTTGAGGTCTCCCTGCCCAATGTGAGggcagagggagatggggaggaggaggaaacgaCAGATCCCAAAGAGGAGAAGAAGCAGAGTTTGTTCCGCCTGGTGTCAGAAGGCTCAGAGATCCTGAACATCATGGTTCCTTCCAGGCTGGTGAGCATTGACGAGGAGGAGAGCCAAGTCATGGTGGACAACCTGTCTTACCTGGAGGAATCCACCTTCACCAAACCCAGTAACGAAATCATAGAAGAG GTTTTTCAGGAGGACACCGCACCATCAGTGGGGGGTGGAGATCAAACGGTGGAACACACTGACTCCTCCCATCTCACCAGGCCTGATCAGACTGACCCTCCTGGGGCTCCGGTGGCAAAGCAGCCCAGACGAGGAGCCACCAGTGACATGGACTACTTTGAGACATTTACTCAGATGGATGAGCCTGCTCCAGGAGGCCCCACCATGATTGAagaaggacagaaggaggaggaagCAGACTGTGGAGAGGAAAACcagcaggtgagtgaggagacGGAACAGCTCCAAGATTTCGCACCTGTGACCGAAGACCTGGGAGGTTCCAACACAGGCGTTAGCGGAGAAGAAATCTCCAGTGACCATCTAGATGAGGTGTTCTACGGCGGTATGGACAATATGCCTTCTAAGAACTATCTGGAAGTAGAGGAGGGCGCAGTAGACAAGTCACCCAAGTCCCCCCTGAAGGAGAGTGGATCGGCCCTCTTCGGCAGCGAGGAAACCGTCCTCACCCCCATCTTCCTCCCCTCGGGACCCCCCAAAATCATCAACCCCACTCTGCTAGAAGAGCCTACGGCCATGGCCTTCCTTTACACAGACCTGTATGAAGAGGCAGTGGGCAGCAGGGAAGGAGTGAAGGAGGAAGACACTGAGAGTATGACCTCCGAAAGGTCCTTCCACAGCAGACACTCAGACCGGGAGGCCAGGGGGTACCTGGAGAAGTTTGTCCTGAAGGACGAGACTCCCATGGTGGAGCTGGAAGGGGAACCGGCAGTAGAGGAAGGCTTCAGAACTTGGGCACAGGAACTGTACACGCTGGACAGCTTTCTCTCCCACCCTGATGAtagagagatagaaggggagatCCAGGAGTCTGAGCATGACATGACAGATTTTTTCCGGACGAACGCCAGTtcctctccatctgatgatcggTACATCCCATCACTGGATAAAGAAAAGAACTATGCAGAACCTGTGAAGGAGGACAAACATGTTAAGGCAGACAATGTTTTAAAGACGGTGCAGGAAGCACCTCAGCTTCAAGTGGTTAAAGAAGGGAAAACCACAGAGGAGGAGAACAAGAGTCAGGGCGTTGTCACAGATTTAAATGATCCACCACTTTCTGACCCAGAGTCTTTCTCTGAGAGGGCTGGTGGGGGGAGTGTCACTGAGCCCCCCACAGACAAAGACCTCTCATACAAACATGATGCTCCCACAGTGGAACTACAAAAACTCCCACCTCTGAGTGACAGTGGCACAAATCAGGAAGCTCCAAAGCCAGTAGCCCCCCCTAGAAGGAAGCCAACTGCACCTCACAAGAGCTCTCTGAAACTAGCGCCACTGGCTCGAGCCCAGACCCCAGTTGAAATcctagagggaggaggagatagagggaaggaagagagggaggaggagaaagagaaggctTCACCAGCTGAGACTGCTgatgaaggagagggggatggagagacaggacagagggaggaggagaaagatatGACAACACCAGTTGACGGCTCATCCTCATTTTACCAATCCCAGATTACGCTGCTCTCAAGTATAGCTACGGAACCAGTAAAAGCAGAGGATAAAAAGACTGAATTGGCTGAAGGAAACACAGAACCACCTCAGGCTGAGGAGAGTGACAGCCCCAAGCCAGAGGCTGACCCGGTattgacaggacaggacagtaaaaCAGAACCAGCTAAAGGAGAGGCTGAACCAGCTGAGTCAGCCAAGCTAGAAGTTGAACCTACAACAGGACCTAGCCAGACCACTCCTTCCGTTCCTGCCCCAGTGAATGACCCAGCCAAAGTTGGCGGCGGATGCATCATCCTTTAG
- the si:ch1073-398f15.1 gene encoding cardiomyopathy-associated protein 5 isoform X1, whose translation MDTMEMVECIRIDPDTLTMLEDDVDITEGVCQINDEVEDLRNSLRLAVQDEAVRPKMQCLMMDPSFSMVTVQGEDSGIQWETSSSRCSTPWGSEAEPTPTIASEFCFPINERSVSPGLGSGTAGKITFVMDEAMMVRRPRMKISCGGGRRSRADRRGQTPLPTGDDLGEFVEKPELVEVSLPNVRAEGDGEEEETTDPKEEKKQSLFRLVSEGSEILNIMVPSRLVSIDEEESQVMVDNLSYLEESTFTKPSNEIIEEVFQEDTAPSVGGGDQTVEHTDSSHLTRPDQTDPPGAPVAKQPRRGATSDMDYFETFTQMDEPAPGGPTMIEEGQKEEEADCGEENQQVSEETEQLQDFAPVTEDLGGSNTGVSGEEISSDHLDEVFYGGMDNMPSKNYLEVEEGAVDKSPKSPLKESGSALFGSEETVLTPIFLPSGPPKIINPTLLEEPTAMAFLYTDLYEEAVGSREGVKEEDTESMTSERSFHSRHSDREARGYLEKFVLKDETPMVELEGEPAVEEGFRTWAQELYTLDSFLSHPDDREIEGEIQESEHDMTDFFRTNASSSPSDDRYIPSLDKEKNYAEPVKEDKHVKADNVLKTVQEAPQLQVVKEGKTTEEENKSQGVVTDLNDPPLSDPESFSERAGGGSVTEPPTDKDLSYKHDAPTVELQKLPPLSDSGTNQEAPKPVAPPRRKPTAPHKSSLKLAPLARAQTPVEILEGGGDRGKEEREEEKEKASPAETADEGEGDGETGQREEEKDMTTPVDGSSSFYQSQITLLSSIATEPVKAEDKKTELAEGNTEPPQAEESDSPKPEADPVLTGQDSKTEPAKGEAEPAESAKLEVEPTTGPSQTTPSVPAPVNDPAKVGGGCIIL comes from the exons ATGGATACAATGGAAATGGTGGAATGTATCAGGATAGATCCAGATACTCTGACAATGCTAGAGGATGATGTGGACATCACAGAGGGAGTCTGCCAAATCAATGACGAGGTTGAGGATCTCCGCAACAG TTTGCGGTTGGCGGTTCAGGATGAGGCGGTGCGTCCCAAGATGCAGTGCTTAATGATGGACCCCTCCTTCTCCATGGTTACCGTGCAGGGCGAGGACAGCGGCATCCAATGGGAGACCAGCTCCAGCCGCTGCTCCACCCCTTGGGGTTCCGAAGCCGAACCCACCCCTACCATCGCCTCGGAATTCTGCTTTCCCATTAATGAAAGGTCTGTTTCACCTGGATTAGGATCTGGAACAGCAGGTAAAATAACCTTTGTCATGGATGAGGCAATGATGGTGAGGAGGCCAAGGATGAAAATAAGTTGTGGAGGAGGACGCAGGAGCCGGGCTGACAGACGGGGACAGACTCCTTTGCCCACAGGTGATGATTTAGGTGAG TTTGTTGAGAAGCCAGAGCTAGTTGAGGTCTCCCTGCCCAATGTGAGggcagagggagatggggaggaggaggaaacgaCAGATCCCAAAGAGGAGAAGAAGCAGAGTTTGTTCCGCCTGGTGTCAGAAGGCTCAGAGATCCTGAACATCATGGTTCCTTCCAGGCTGGTGAGCATTGACGAGGAGGAGAGCCAAGTCATGGTGGACAACCTGTCTTACCTGGAGGAATCCACCTTCACCAAACCCAGTAACGAAATCATAGAAGAG GTTTTTCAGGAGGACACCGCACCATCAGTGGGGGGTGGAGATCAAACGGTGGAACACACTGACTCCTCCCATCTCACCAGGCCTGATCAGACTGACCCTCCTGGGGCTCCGGTGGCAAAGCAGCCCAGACGAGGAGCCACCAGTGACATGGACTACTTTGAGACATTTACTCAGATGGATGAGCCTGCTCCAGGAGGCCCCACCATGATTGAagaaggacagaaggaggaggaagCAGACTGTGGAGAGGAAAACcagcaggtgagtgaggagacGGAACAGCTCCAAGATTTCGCACCTGTGACCGAAGACCTGGGAGGTTCCAACACAGGCGTTAGCGGAGAAGAAATCTCCAGTGACCATCTAGATGAGGTGTTCTACGGCGGTATGGACAATATGCCTTCTAAGAACTATCTGGAAGTAGAGGAGGGCGCAGTAGACAAGTCACCCAAGTCCCCCCTGAAGGAGAGTGGATCGGCCCTCTTCGGCAGCGAGGAAACCGTCCTCACCCCCATCTTCCTCCCCTCGGGACCCCCCAAAATCATCAACCCCACTCTGCTAGAAGAGCCTACGGCCATGGCCTTCCTTTACACAGACCTGTATGAAGAGGCAGTGGGCAGCAGGGAAGGAGTGAAGGAGGAAGACACTGAGAGTATGACCTCCGAAAGGTCCTTCCACAGCAGACACTCAGACCGGGAGGCCAGGGGGTACCTGGAGAAGTTTGTCCTGAAGGACGAGACTCCCATGGTGGAGCTGGAAGGGGAACCGGCAGTAGAGGAAGGCTTCAGAACTTGGGCACAGGAACTGTACACGCTGGACAGCTTTCTCTCCCACCCTGATGAtagagagatagaaggggagatCCAGGAGTCTGAGCATGACATGACAGATTTTTTCCGGACGAACGCCAGTtcctctccatctgatgatcggTACATCCCATCACTGGATAAAGAAAAGAACTATGCAGAACCTGTGAAGGAGGACAAACATGTTAAGGCAGACAATGTTTTAAAGACGGTGCAGGAAGCACCTCAGCTTCAAGTGGTTAAAGAAGGGAAAACCACAGAGGAGGAGAACAAGAGTCAGGGCGTTGTCACAGATTTAAATGATCCACCACTTTCTGACCCAGAGTCTTTCTCTGAGAGGGCTGGTGGGGGGAGTGTCACTGAGCCCCCCACAGACAAAGACCTCTCATACAAACATGATGCTCCCACAGTGGAACTACAAAAACTCCCACCTCTGAGTGACAGTGGCACAAATCAGGAAGCTCCAAAGCCAGTAGCCCCCCCTAGAAGGAAGCCAACTGCACCTCACAAGAGCTCTCTGAAACTAGCGCCACTGGCTCGAGCCCAGACCCCAGTTGAAATcctagagggaggaggagatagagggaaggaagagagggaggaggagaaagagaaggctTCACCAGCTGAGACTGCTgatgaaggagagggggatggagagacaggacagagggaggaggagaaagatatGACAACACCAGTTGACGGCTCATCCTCATTTTACCAATCCCAGATTACGCTGCTCTCAAGTATAGCTACGGAACCAGTAAAAGCAGAGGATAAAAAGACTGAATTGGCTGAAGGAAACACAGAACCACCTCAGGCTGAGGAGAGTGACAGCCCCAAGCCAGAGGCTGACCCGGTattgacaggacaggacagtaaaaCAGAACCAGCTAAAGGAGAGGCTGAACCAGCTGAGTCAGCCAAGCTAGAAGTTGAACCTACAACAGGACCTAGCCAGACCACTCCTTCCGTTCCTGCCCCAGTGAATGACCCAGCCAAAGTTGGCGGCGGATGCATCATCCTTTAG